In Actinomyces sp. zg-332, the following proteins share a genomic window:
- a CDS encoding superoxide dismutase encodes MTQYVLPELPYDYDALEPHISKEIMTLHHTKHHQAYVDGANAAVQKLEEARANNDLSAVNLWEKNLAFNLGGHINHSIFWTNLCPEGGKIDGEIKEAIVEQFGSFGAFQAHFEANAMGIQGSGWSILGWDSLGKRMHIFQLFDQQSNMPAGIVPLLMLDMWEHAFYLDYLNVKANYVKAFWNIVNWENVNKRYLNAQKVNTVKLCCCDCKNK; translated from the coding sequence ATGACTCAATATGTTTTGCCTGAACTACCATACGACTATGATGCTTTAGAACCACACATTTCTAAAGAAATTATGACTTTACACCATACAAAACACCATCAAGCTTACGTTGACGGAGCAAATGCAGCTGTACAAAAACTAGAAGAAGCACGTGCTAATAATGACTTATCAGCAGTAAATTTGTGGGAAAAGAACCTTGCTTTCAACTTAGGTGGACACATTAACCACAGCATTTTCTGGACTAATCTTTGCCCAGAAGGCGGAAAAATAGACGGTGAAATCAAAGAAGCAATTGTTGAACAGTTTGGTTCATTTGGAGCTTTCCAAGCACATTTTGAAGCCAACGCTATGGGAATACAAGGTTCTGGCTGGTCAATTCTAGGTTGGGATTCTCTAGGTAAGCGTATGCACATTTTCCAGCTATTTGACCAACAATCAAATATGCCAGCAGGCATAGTTCCACTACTAATGCTTGATATGTGGGAACACGCTTTCTACTTAGACTATTTAAACGTTAAAGCTAACTATGTAAAAGCTTTCTGGAATATTGTCAATTGGGAAAACGTAAACAAACGTTACTTAAATGCTCAGAAAGTAAATACTGTTAAATTGTGCTGTTGCGATTGCAAAAATAAGTAG
- a CDS encoding DUF4132 domain-containing protein: MFRYYAFKSDVRDSFIERVKSAKKSLNKPSENFVNALFEGTDSSDYGDWGNKWVSDTSDALYRKDYVNLDDIFPSSIYPALDLLMGKELRVKFLQVCQRLPQYPYTVSYYRRTVRSQNYAHLFNKICGLLGDFIAFNLLNIDIMGLLKEQYDKDTYYSTFFFNEYCAIEIDNNNVEVIDFIRDLLLSQKNTSVLTSSVIGGIVASSNKELNDLLAGLLLASKLQEGLRQAICESMDSGLHENFVKLFNIIHDNNMVRFASIRRSIGTFTGIGEYEDDRVTKKEVALIYDLLNGNIDSKTLITSDDNVEALIGLWFEGSKDISCKIQGINQIIECGKHHSHLLVSYVLSDLQDDIRARKIAKNIIRNYCETNDKALLEEALQIVACFLPHISITYGYYDRDFKDVSFNDYYESCEEAKLFFNILKVAFNSFTKKTKTYSPCIFPWYKVTISKDDLSKELGYIACLLKDDLITDEYTDYLTSYYDFGKVLSTLYSNPKTEKQKYTLVKLFGNRNFPTKLLYKIIKDNALTFEYIADFEGYLRLKTPEIRQYSIELLYKQNIDDLKITIDNLIQSKDENKRLGALELVSKAKEEKKLSEQEISDFIQKITSISSSEEVLIGKLLGSNNLEKALDNLYDKDYTPNVSLSLDIPIKAKNIFSTPTKKLLKIVKALNELYTQHEDYEYKTSYGEVILGNTFATTKPTDYRDRGDKVDLSYYPLTKVWEDFYSTHIDDYNTLLHLHLALNTFDLDHDDDEEECYFKIINKVLKTSLDELNFLLEKEDLKYFGSTWKNKQGKDVIEALYSDKKHGFTQYNFEIALSIINTIINKYPITKLSNSYLDWGKNKSYESIFTSIAFMTTLFNYLDKYTNDEDFIKVFEIKYYIDSQMQKLSKENNISWETVFLNIYEVAYAVHLGLVKVDFLYQYILANSKSNLEIISIQINDKYSITKPYMYKQFDNYYSKNEHSEKILEIHGQKIIDILVELELERGDIPLQHSSAIHSIKRIEGIENLVKVLKALGKLKLDRNTWYWSKDDSKKSTLSHLLKVSFPKESDSVDILKEKLATTNIPVMRLVEVAMYAPQWIPIIEQYLGWQGLASGCYYFQAHTSDIDKKKESLFAKYTPISVDDLQNGAFDVDWFKSSYAQLGQENFNLLYESAKYISDGAKHSRARKFADATLGRIAIEDTEKAILDKRNQDLVKSYGLIPVAKNGEKDILHRYKFLQDFLKTSKQFGAGRRASEATSVSIALENLARNAGYSDATRLTWTMETKLIQESASFFAPKEIGDITVYIRIDENGKSEIVYEKDGKKLKSLPAKYKKDTYIEDLKQTHNNLKDQYVRSKKMLEEAMEDEVTFHSEEISNLLENNLVISPLLRNLVFKAGEEVGYFENEKLIVLYASDKNGNYERKTIDIPKDTSLKIAHPLDLYNSDKWHIYQKDLFTRQIKRPFKQVFRELYLKTADELGKTNSLRYAGHQIQPQKTIGLLKTRRWVVDPEEGLQKVYYKENIIAKIYALADWFSPSEIEAPTLEWVCFYERKTLKEIKIDDIPDIIFSEVMRDVDLAVSVAHVGGVDPQTSHSTVQMRKAIISFNLELFKLENVTFSDNFAIINGRRADYTIHLGSGIIHQKAGSVINVLPVHSQQRGKLFLPFIDEDPKTAEIISKIVLFAQDTKIKDPSILEQIKHNNNP, from the coding sequence ATGTTTAGGTACTACGCTTTCAAATCTGATGTGAGGGATTCTTTTATCGAAAGAGTAAAGTCTGCTAAAAAATCTCTCAATAAGCCAAGTGAGAATTTTGTAAATGCTTTATTTGAAGGTACTGATTCTTCAGATTACGGTGATTGGGGCAATAAGTGGGTTTCGGACACTTCTGATGCGTTGTATAGAAAAGATTATGTTAATTTAGATGATATTTTCCCTTCTTCAATATATCCTGCTTTAGATTTGTTGATGGGAAAAGAACTTAGAGTTAAATTTTTACAAGTTTGCCAAAGGCTTCCACAATATCCATATACTGTAAGTTATTATCGAAGAACAGTTCGTTCGCAAAATTATGCTCACCTATTCAATAAAATATGCGGTTTACTCGGCGATTTTATCGCATTTAATCTGCTGAACATCGACATAATGGGCTTATTGAAAGAACAATACGATAAAGATACCTACTACTCTACCTTTTTCTTTAACGAGTACTGCGCTATTGAAATTGATAATAACAACGTTGAAGTAATTGATTTCATTAGAGATTTACTTTTAAGCCAGAAGAACACAAGTGTGCTTACCTCTAGTGTAATTGGTGGTATTGTTGCTTCAAGTAATAAAGAACTAAATGATTTACTTGCAGGTCTCCTACTAGCATCTAAGCTACAAGAAGGTTTAAGACAAGCAATTTGTGAGTCCATGGATAGTGGACTACATGAAAATTTTGTGAAACTTTTCAATATTATTCACGATAACAATATGGTTCGTTTTGCATCAATTAGAAGATCTATAGGTACTTTTACTGGTATTGGTGAATACGAAGACGACCGAGTAACTAAAAAAGAAGTAGCTTTAATCTACGATTTACTAAACGGTAATATCGATTCTAAAACTTTAATAACTAGTGATGATAATGTTGAAGCTTTGATTGGGCTATGGTTTGAAGGTAGCAAAGATATAAGTTGCAAAATACAAGGCATTAACCAAATCATTGAGTGTGGTAAACATCACTCACATTTGCTAGTTTCTTATGTTTTGAGTGATTTGCAAGATGATATTAGGGCAAGAAAAATAGCTAAGAACATTATTAGAAATTACTGTGAAACTAATGATAAAGCTCTCTTGGAGGAAGCTTTACAAATAGTTGCTTGTTTCTTACCTCATATATCTATCACTTATGGTTACTACGATAGAGATTTTAAAGATGTATCTTTCAATGACTATTATGAAAGCTGTGAAGAAGCAAAGCTTTTCTTTAATATCCTAAAAGTAGCTTTTAACTCTTTTACAAAGAAAACTAAAACTTACTCTCCTTGTATTTTCCCATGGTATAAAGTTACTATCTCTAAAGATGATTTGTCGAAAGAGTTAGGTTATATTGCTTGCCTGTTAAAAGATGATTTAATTACTGACGAGTATACAGATTACCTAACAAGCTACTATGATTTCGGTAAAGTGCTAAGTACTTTATACTCTAATCCTAAAACTGAGAAACAAAAATATACCTTAGTAAAACTTTTTGGTAATAGAAACTTTCCTACAAAACTTCTTTATAAGATTATAAAAGATAATGCTCTTACTTTTGAATATATAGCTGATTTTGAAGGATACTTACGTCTAAAGACTCCTGAAATTAGACAATATAGCATTGAGTTACTCTATAAGCAAAATATAGATGACTTGAAAATAACAATAGATAACCTTATTCAAAGTAAAGATGAAAATAAGCGTTTGGGTGCCTTAGAGTTGGTGTCTAAAGCTAAAGAGGAGAAAAAACTATCTGAGCAAGAAATTTCAGATTTTATACAAAAAATTACCTCTATTTCTTCTAGCGAAGAAGTTCTAATTGGCAAATTGCTTGGCTCAAATAACTTAGAAAAAGCTCTAGATAACTTGTATGACAAAGATTATACACCAAATGTATCTCTAAGTTTGGATATACCAATCAAAGCAAAGAACATCTTCTCCACACCAACTAAAAAATTACTAAAAATAGTAAAAGCTTTGAACGAGTTATACACTCAGCATGAAGATTACGAATACAAAACCTCCTACGGTGAAGTAATACTTGGAAATACCTTTGCTACAACAAAACCTACAGATTATCGTGATCGTGGTGATAAAGTTGATCTTTCCTACTATCCTTTGACTAAAGTCTGGGAAGATTTTTATAGCACTCATATAGATGATTACAATACGTTGTTACATTTGCATTTAGCTTTAAACACTTTTGATTTAGACCATGATGACGATGAAGAAGAATGCTACTTCAAGATTATAAATAAAGTATTAAAAACTTCATTAGATGAGCTAAATTTCCTACTAGAAAAAGAAGATTTAAAATACTTTGGTTCTACTTGGAAAAATAAGCAAGGTAAAGATGTAATAGAGGCCCTATACTCAGATAAAAAACACGGTTTTACCCAATATAATTTTGAAATAGCTTTATCCATAATTAACACAATAATAAATAAATATCCTATTACTAAACTATCTAATTCCTATTTAGATTGGGGTAAAAACAAATCTTATGAAAGTATTTTTACTTCTATAGCTTTCATGACCACGTTATTCAATTATTTGGACAAATATACTAATGACGAAGACTTCATAAAAGTTTTTGAAATAAAATACTACATCGACTCTCAAATGCAAAAATTATCTAAGGAAAATAATATTTCATGGGAAACAGTATTTTTAAACATATATGAAGTTGCATACGCTGTGCATTTAGGGTTAGTCAAGGTAGATTTCTTATATCAATATATTCTTGCAAACTCTAAATCAAATTTGGAAATAATAAGTATACAAATCAACGATAAATATTCTATAACTAAGCCTTATATGTATAAGCAATTTGATAACTACTACTCCAAAAATGAGCATTCAGAGAAAATACTAGAAATACATGGACAGAAAATTATAGATATTCTAGTTGAACTTGAACTAGAGCGTGGAGATATTCCTTTACAACACTCTAGTGCTATACACTCTATTAAACGCATTGAAGGAATAGAAAATCTAGTCAAAGTATTAAAAGCCTTAGGTAAATTGAAACTTGATCGAAATACTTGGTATTGGTCAAAAGATGATTCAAAGAAATCTACTTTAAGCCACTTGTTAAAGGTGAGTTTCCCTAAAGAAAGTGACAGTGTAGATATTCTGAAGGAAAAACTAGCCACAACAAACATTCCTGTTATGCGCCTAGTTGAAGTAGCAATGTATGCGCCACAGTGGATACCTATTATCGAACAGTATCTAGGTTGGCAAGGACTGGCAAGTGGTTGCTACTATTTCCAAGCACATACCAGCGATATAGACAAAAAGAAAGAGTCACTATTTGCTAAATACACTCCAATATCAGTAGATGATTTGCAAAATGGGGCTTTTGATGTCGATTGGTTTAAATCATCTTATGCACAGTTAGGCCAAGAAAACTTTAACTTGCTATATGAAAGCGCAAAATACATATCTGATGGCGCAAAACATTCCAGAGCAAGGAAATTTGCTGACGCCACCCTAGGTCGTATAGCTATTGAGGACACTGAAAAAGCAATTTTAGATAAGCGTAACCAAGACCTAGTAAAAAGCTATGGGCTTATTCCTGTTGCTAAGAACGGTGAGAAAGATATCTTACATCGATATAAGTTCTTACAAGATTTCTTGAAAACTAGTAAACAATTCGGAGCTGGACGCAGAGCAAGTGAAGCAACAAGTGTTAGCATAGCTTTAGAAAACTTAGCTAGAAATGCTGGGTACAGTGATGCTACACGCCTAACTTGGACTATGGAAACAAAACTAATCCAAGAATCTGCTAGCTTTTTTGCACCTAAAGAAATTGGTGACATAACCGTTTATATACGAATAGATGAAAACGGTAAAAGCGAAATTGTTTATGAAAAAGATGGTAAAAAACTAAAATCTCTACCAGCTAAGTATAAAAAAGACACATATATTGAAGATTTGAAGCAAACCCACAATAATCTTAAAGATCAATATGTACGTTCTAAGAAAATGCTTGAAGAGGCAATGGAAGATGAAGTTACTTTCCATTCAGAAGAAATAAGCAACCTGCTAGAAAATAACCTCGTTATTTCACCGCTACTAAGAAACCTAGTATTCAAAGCTGGTGAAGAGGTTGGTTACTTTGAAAACGAGAAGTTAATAGTCTTGTATGCTAGTGATAAAAACGGTAATTATGAACGCAAGACCATTGATATTCCAAAAGATACGTCACTAAAAATAGCTCATCCACTGGATCTATATAATAGCGACAAATGGCATATCTATCAGAAAGACTTATTCACCAGACAAATTAAACGGCCTTTCAAACAAGTCTTTAGAGAGTTATATCTAAAAACGGCTGATGAATTAGGTAAGACTAATTCTTTGAGGTATGCTGGACACCAAATCCAGCCACAAAAAACTATTGGATTGCTAAAGACAAGACGTTGGGTTGTAGACCCAGAAGAAGGCTTACAAAAAGTCTATTATAAAGAAAATATAATAGCTAAAATTTATGCTTTAGCAGATTGGTTCTCTCCATCAGAAATTGAAGCACCTACTTTAGAATGGGTGTGTTTTTATGAACGTAAAACTCTGAAAGAGATAAAAATAGATGATATACCTGACATTATTTTCTCTGAAGTAATGCGTGATGTAGATTTAGCTGTAAGTGTTGCTCATGTAGGTGGCGTTGACCCGCAAACAAGCCACTCTACTGTTCAAATGAGAAAAGCAATTATCAGCTTTAACCTTGAACTATTCAAGCTAGAAAATGTAACTTTTAGTGATAATTTCGCTATCATCAATGGTAGGCGTGCAGATTACACTATACATTTAGGCAGTGGAATTATTCACCAAAAAGCTGGATCTGTAATAAATGTTCTACCAGTGCATTCACAACAGCGTGGTAAATTATTCTTACCATTCATTGATGAAGATCCAAAGACTGCTGAGATAATATCCAAGATTGTTTTATTCGCTCAAGATACAAAGATTAAAGATCCTAGTATTTTAGAACAAATAAAACACAACAACAATCCGTAA
- a CDS encoding ROK family glucokinase — MFSIGIDIGGTKIAAGLVNQDGEILESYIEETSSANLEKINDDIVFLSEKLAKDKQIVGIGVATTGFISKDRDKILFGTNIEHKSYNLKKVLEERLPYKIVIENDANAAGWAEYKFGAGKGASSMLMITSGTGIGGANIIDNKLVRGNYGKGGEVGHMKIVPNGAWCSCGLSGCLEAYASGSALVRNATNLLKANPSKMQNILKHCPENKIIGPAITLAAQEGDETAKDLLAEIGYWIGYGAANLATINDPEIIVIGGGVCAAKDLILKHVKSSYYENLSSGAYTDTADIVLAQMQNDAGMIGSADLARV, encoded by the coding sequence ATGTTTTCTATCGGAATTGATATTGGTGGTACAAAAATAGCTGCAGGATTAGTAAATCAAGATGGTGAGATTTTAGAAAGTTATATTGAAGAAACTAGTAGTGCTAATCTGGAAAAAATTAATGACGATATCGTATTTTTGAGTGAAAAACTTGCTAAAGATAAGCAAATAGTTGGTATAGGTGTAGCTACCACGGGTTTCATCTCCAAAGATAGAGACAAAATACTATTTGGGACAAATATTGAACATAAGTCCTACAATCTAAAAAAAGTATTAGAAGAAAGGCTCCCTTATAAAATAGTAATAGAAAATGATGCTAATGCTGCTGGATGGGCAGAATATAAATTCGGAGCAGGCAAAGGCGCATCTTCGATGCTTATGATTACTTCAGGCACAGGAATTGGTGGAGCTAATATCATCGACAATAAGTTAGTCAGAGGTAATTACGGCAAAGGTGGCGAGGTTGGGCACATGAAAATTGTTCCTAATGGAGCCTGGTGTAGCTGTGGACTAAGTGGTTGTTTAGAAGCCTATGCCAGTGGTAGTGCCTTGGTTAGGAACGCAACTAACCTACTAAAAGCTAACCCGAGCAAAATGCAAAATATTTTGAAGCACTGTCCTGAAAATAAAATTATCGGTCCAGCAATTACCCTTGCTGCGCAAGAGGGCGATGAAACAGCTAAAGATTTGCTAGCTGAAATAGGATATTGGATTGGATACGGTGCAGCAAATCTTGCCACTATAAATGATCCTGAGATAATCGTCATAGGTGGAGGTGTATGTGCTGCTAAAGATTTGATACTAAAACACGTAAAATCTAGTTATTACGAAAACCTGTCTTCAGGTGCATACACTGACACGGCTGATATAGTTTTAGCGCAAATGCAAAATGATGCTGGTATGATAGGTTCAGCAGATTTGGCTCGAGTATAA
- a CDS encoding lysophospholipid acyltransferase family protein, with protein MLLYKVIKTCVGPIAKILYKPYVEGLENVPETGSAILASNHLAVIDSFFLPLALKREIVFIGKADYFKGKGIKGKIVAKFMRSVGTIPVDRSGGKAHSALQAGLKRIESGELFGIYPEGTRSPDGKLYKGKVGVARLALLSGAKVIPVAMINTDVAQPIGKTVPKRGVPIGVVFGEPLDFSQYAGEENNKEVLRSITNTVMQELQKLSGQEYVDRYASDVKNELAEKGLFKGPLPPKSGK; from the coding sequence ATGTTGTTATATAAGGTTATAAAAACTTGTGTTGGTCCAATAGCTAAAATACTGTATAAACCATACGTTGAAGGACTGGAAAATGTTCCAGAGACAGGATCAGCAATTTTAGCATCAAACCACTTAGCTGTAATTGATTCGTTTTTCCTACCTTTAGCTCTAAAACGCGAGATAGTATTTATTGGCAAAGCTGATTACTTTAAAGGCAAAGGTATAAAAGGTAAAATTGTTGCTAAATTCATGCGTTCTGTCGGGACGATACCTGTTGATAGAAGCGGCGGAAAAGCACATTCTGCTTTACAAGCAGGATTAAAACGTATTGAAAGTGGCGAACTTTTCGGTATATATCCTGAAGGAACACGTAGCCCAGATGGAAAGTTATATAAAGGAAAAGTGGGAGTTGCTCGCTTAGCCTTGTTATCTGGAGCTAAAGTAATACCAGTAGCTATGATAAATACTGATGTAGCACAACCTATAGGTAAAACTGTGCCTAAACGCGGTGTACCTATTGGAGTAGTATTTGGAGAACCATTAGATTTCTCACAATACGCTGGAGAAGAAAATAACAAAGAAGTTCTACGTTCTATAACAAATACGGTAATGCAAGAGCTACAAAAACTCTCAGGACAAGAATACGTGGATAGATACGCCTCAGATGTAAAAAATGAATTAGCTGAAAAAGGCTTATTCAAAGGTCCACTTCCTCCAAAATCTGGAAAATAA
- a CDS encoding pyrophosphate--fructose-6-phosphate 1-phosphotransferase: MTQKPVRKVAFLTAGGFAPCLSSAVAFLIKRYNELDPQIEMIGYEHGYHGLLTGTKIVIDERTRQNCDILHEYGGSPIGNSRVKLTNVKNLVQRGLIEEGENPLEKAAKQLVADGVDVLHTIGGDDTNTTAADLAAYLAENDYDLTVVGLPKTIDNDIIPIRQSLGAITASHEAAKYAHNIISEHRSNPRMLIIHEIMGRNCGWLTAAATKKYHDDLKTKKWLPSIGLCKERYDVHAVFVPELHIDIEKEAARLKAIMDEQGNVNIFLSEGAGVADIVKELENSGEEVQRDPFGHVMLDKINPGQWFAKQFAKLIGAEKVMVQKSGYFSRSAAASSEDLRLIQSMTTLAVESALKRVSGVVGHDEENGCLLSVIAFDRIAGGKKFNVQEDWFQDLLKEIGQE, translated from the coding sequence ATGACACAAAAGCCAGTTCGCAAAGTTGCTTTTCTAACTGCTGGGGGATTTGCACCATGTTTATCATCAGCAGTTGCTTTCCTAATAAAACGTTATAACGAATTAGATCCACAAATCGAAATGATTGGGTACGAACATGGCTATCATGGATTACTAACAGGTACTAAAATTGTAATTGATGAACGAACGAGACAAAACTGCGATATTCTACATGAATATGGGGGAAGTCCGATTGGTAACTCTAGAGTAAAACTCACTAACGTAAAGAATCTTGTTCAACGTGGGCTTATTGAAGAAGGGGAGAATCCTCTAGAAAAAGCTGCTAAACAACTTGTAGCTGATGGAGTAGATGTACTACATACAATTGGTGGAGATGATACAAATACAACCGCAGCAGATTTAGCTGCATATTTAGCAGAAAACGACTACGATTTAACTGTTGTAGGTCTGCCTAAAACAATTGATAATGACATTATTCCTATCCGTCAGTCTCTTGGAGCTATAACAGCTTCTCATGAAGCAGCAAAATATGCTCATAATATTATTTCAGAACATCGTTCAAATCCTAGAATGTTGATTATACACGAAATTATGGGACGTAACTGTGGGTGGCTTACTGCAGCAGCAACTAAGAAATATCATGATGATCTAAAGACCAAAAAGTGGTTACCAAGCATTGGATTATGTAAAGAACGCTACGATGTTCATGCTGTTTTTGTGCCAGAACTACATATTGATATTGAAAAAGAAGCTGCTCGTTTGAAAGCAATTATGGATGAGCAGGGCAATGTTAATATTTTCTTGTCTGAGGGTGCAGGCGTTGCTGATATTGTAAAAGAGCTGGAAAATTCTGGCGAAGAGGTACAACGTGATCCATTTGGTCATGTGATGTTGGATAAGATTAATCCTGGACAATGGTTTGCTAAACAATTCGCTAAGCTCATTGGTGCTGAAAAAGTCATGGTACAAAAATCAGGATATTTCTCACGTTCAGCAGCAGCCAGCTCTGAAGATTTACGTTTGATACAGTCTATGACAACTCTAGCTGTTGAATCAGCATTAAAGAGGGTCTCAGGGGTAGTTGGGCATGATGAAGAAAACGGCTGTTTACTAAGTGTAATTGCTTTTGATCGTATAGCTGGTGGTAAGAAATTTAATGTCCAAGAAGACTGGTTCCAAGACTTACTAAAAGAAATTGGTCAAGAATAA
- the pknB gene encoding Stk1 family PASTA domain-containing Ser/Thr kinase produces the protein MPEFGDETRVNVGKTPSTLGTVDNFIGAVIEDRFKIKSRIARGGMATVYRAEDRRLDRLVAVKIMHPHLADSADFVARFRREARVAAQLTHPGVVAIHDQGIIDGSGYLVMELVEGPNLRTQLKREGSFNIKRSLTIILEILQALYAAHQTGLIHRDVKPENVLITPYGQVKVADFGLARAVSETTAATTNSVLGTVSYMAPEIITTGSADLRTDIYATGVMLYELIAGHPPLAGSTPIQIAYKHVHEGIPNICDELEWVPESVANLIAKFTNRDSQQRPADAMVAAQMVQELLDTIPSDLLLKRADVEPSITEDEDQADEQIVEHDSGATSALTYHHGTVALSMEDSSYGPVGAVSSSKVESKEQNKISYDLTPTDGVDTQVPVTTELVSSANEGTMVKEKKKSKLLSKIKPLYIAVFSVVVVAGFATWWFTLGPGAYINIPKVEGKTIDEAVKMLSNSNIKFDKKYVFSDTIEKDKVVGTNPKDKVYKSSKLMLLISKGVQQINIPNVSGLSEKEATKVLLAANLQLNKESVEVWSEDVEKGKVAGTDPTADTVIPHTKFVTIQISKGREPIQVPNVVGKQSAEAQKIISDAGLKPEVSEDFSDNVAKGLVISQSPNADGTTIFRNDPVKIVVSKGPRTVAVPNVFGKSVNEATSILQQAGFKVNIVKVLGGAFGIVRSTTPGGGEQALPGSTITVTVL, from the coding sequence ATGCCAGAGTTCGGCGATGAGACACGTGTAAATGTTGGTAAAACACCATCAACACTAGGTACCGTTGACAATTTTATTGGTGCGGTAATTGAGGACCGTTTTAAGATAAAGTCACGTATTGCACGCGGTGGTATGGCAACGGTATATCGAGCAGAAGATAGAAGACTTGATCGTTTGGTTGCTGTAAAAATAATGCACCCACATCTAGCTGATTCTGCTGATTTCGTAGCACGTTTTAGGCGTGAAGCTCGCGTTGCAGCTCAACTAACTCACCCTGGTGTTGTAGCAATACATGATCAGGGAATTATTGATGGATCTGGATACTTAGTTATGGAACTAGTTGAAGGACCTAATTTGAGGACTCAGCTAAAGCGCGAAGGCTCTTTCAACATAAAGCGTAGTTTGACGATTATTTTAGAAATTCTTCAGGCTCTATATGCTGCACATCAAACAGGACTTATACACCGAGATGTTAAACCAGAGAATGTTTTGATTACTCCTTACGGTCAAGTTAAAGTGGCTGATTTCGGTTTAGCTCGTGCTGTTTCTGAGACAACGGCTGCTACTACAAACAGTGTGCTTGGTACTGTTTCTTATATGGCGCCTGAAATTATTACAACTGGTAGTGCTGACTTGCGTACCGATATATATGCTACTGGTGTAATGTTGTATGAACTTATAGCCGGGCATCCACCGTTGGCTGGGTCTACACCTATTCAAATAGCTTATAAGCATGTGCATGAAGGTATTCCAAATATTTGTGATGAACTCGAATGGGTGCCAGAATCTGTTGCTAATCTTATTGCTAAATTTACAAATAGAGATTCACAGCAACGTCCTGCTGATGCGATGGTTGCTGCTCAGATGGTGCAAGAACTGCTTGATACAATACCTTCTGATTTACTTCTTAAAAGAGCTGATGTTGAGCCTTCAATTACTGAAGATGAAGACCAGGCGGATGAACAAATTGTAGAACATGACTCAGGTGCTACATCTGCTTTAACTTATCATCATGGAACTGTTGCTTTATCTATGGAAGATTCTTCCTATGGTCCAGTGGGTGCTGTTTCATCGTCTAAAGTAGAAAGTAAAGAACAGAATAAAATTTCTTATGATCTAACTCCTACTGACGGAGTAGACACTCAAGTGCCTGTTACTACAGAGCTTGTAAGCTCTGCAAATGAGGGCACCATGGTGAAAGAAAAGAAAAAGTCTAAGCTATTGTCAAAAATAAAACCTTTGTATATAGCAGTATTTTCTGTTGTTGTAGTTGCAGGGTTTGCTACTTGGTGGTTTACGCTAGGACCGGGAGCATATATAAATATTCCTAAGGTTGAAGGTAAAACTATCGATGAAGCTGTTAAAATGTTGAGTAACAGCAACATTAAATTTGATAAGAAGTACGTTTTCAGTGACACTATTGAGAAAGATAAAGTAGTTGGAACTAACCCTAAAGATAAGGTTTATAAGAGTTCTAAACTAATGCTACTTATTTCTAAAGGTGTCCAACAGATAAATATTCCTAATGTGTCTGGTTTGAGCGAAAAAGAGGCTACTAAAGTTTTGCTTGCAGCTAACTTACAGCTCAATAAAGAAAGCGTAGAAGTTTGGTCTGAAGATGTAGAAAAAGGTAAGGTAGCTGGTACTGATCCTACTGCTGATACAGTGATTCCTCATACTAAATTTGTGACAATACAGATTTCAAAGGGTCGTGAACCTATTCAAGTACCAAATGTTGTAGGAAAACAGTCGGCAGAGGCTCAAAAGATTATTTCTGATGCAGGACTCAAACCTGAAGTTTCTGAAGATTTCTCAGATAACGTAGCAAAAGGTTTGGTTATAAGCCAAAGTCCAAACGCAGATGGAACTACGATATTTAGAAATGATCCTGTAAAGATTGTTGTTTCCAAGGGACCAAGAACTGTTGCGGTTCCTAATGTATTTGGAAAATCAGTCAACGAAGCCACATCTATACTTCAACAAGCTGGTTTCAAAGTTAATATTGTAAAAGTCCTTGGTGGAGCTTTTGGAATAGTTCGCTCAACAACTCCAGGTGGGGGAGAACAAGCACTTCCTGGTTCAACAATCACTGTTACAGTTTTGTAG